Proteins found in one Syntrophorhabdaceae bacterium genomic segment:
- a CDS encoding NADH-quinone oxidoreductase subunit C, producing KAKILEVLFFLKADPDCAFDMLTDLFGVDNNKEKPRFELIYFLNSLKNKTRLAVKVGLEDGESVPTASGIWKAAEWFEREIYDMFGIRFEGHPDLRRILLDEEFEGHPLRKDFPVEGPDFDKPFVVELGEDK from the coding sequence CAAAGCCAAAATTTTGGAAGTGCTCTTTTTCCTGAAGGCTGATCCGGACTGCGCTTTCGACATGCTGACCGATCTTTTCGGTGTTGACAACAACAAAGAAAAACCACGCTTCGAACTGATCTATTTTCTCAACTCTCTCAAGAACAAGACCAGGCTCGCGGTGAAAGTGGGTCTCGAGGATGGCGAAAGCGTCCCCACTGCATCCGGTATCTGGAAAGCAGCCGAGTGGTTCGAGAGGGAGATTTATGACATGTTCGGGATCCGGTTTGAGGGCCATCCGGACCTGCGGCGGATTCTCCTAGACGAAGAGTTCGAAGGACATCCGCTGAGAAAGGATTTTCCAGTAGAAGGTCCTGACTTTGACAAGCCTTTCGTTGTTGAGTTGGGTGAGGATAAATAG
- the nuoD gene encoding NADH dehydrogenase (quinone) subunit D: MAETRFMTINMGPQHPATHGVLRMVLELDGEIIKKSVPFIGYLHRGVEKLAEARTYHQALTLTDRLDYTNGLSNNLAYCLACEKLVGLEIPKRAQYLRVILCELQRLAAHLLWLATHALDIGAMTVLFYAFRERETILTIVENVTGARLTPSYIRIGGLAKDVTPEFETMVRDFIKEFPTRIDEYETLLTENIIWKKRTQNIAALSAEDAINYGVTGPVLRASGVNYDVRKAYPYSSYDEFDFIIPLGTRGDVYDRYVVRLQEMRQSVRIIEQGIERLPEGPVMAHAPDLAPPDKEDVQHDMAALIRHFKIMEEGFKPPVGEAYGAVESPKGELGFYLVSDGSNKPFRMRIRPPSFLNLGAVPKMIEGHMVADVVAAIGSVDIVLGEIDR; the protein is encoded by the coding sequence GTGGCCGAAACAAGGTTCATGACCATCAACATGGGACCGCAACACCCCGCTACGCACGGAGTGCTGAGGATGGTGCTTGAGCTGGACGGCGAAATCATAAAGAAATCTGTGCCCTTCATTGGCTATCTGCACCGGGGCGTGGAAAAGCTTGCTGAAGCCAGAACCTACCATCAGGCCCTGACCCTCACCGACAGGCTCGATTACACGAACGGTCTATCAAACAACCTGGCTTATTGCCTGGCCTGTGAGAAGCTCGTGGGCCTGGAGATACCCAAGCGTGCCCAATACCTGCGAGTGATTCTCTGTGAGTTGCAGCGTCTCGCTGCGCACCTGCTCTGGCTCGCGACCCATGCCCTCGACATAGGTGCCATGACCGTGCTCTTTTACGCATTCCGGGAGAGGGAGACGATCCTGACCATCGTCGAGAACGTTACCGGAGCGCGTCTTACTCCGAGCTACATCAGGATCGGCGGATTGGCGAAAGATGTCACTCCCGAATTTGAGACCATGGTAAGGGATTTCATCAAGGAGTTTCCCACGAGAATCGATGAATATGAGACGCTCCTTACGGAGAATATCATCTGGAAGAAGCGCACCCAGAATATTGCCGCGCTTTCGGCTGAAGACGCCATAAATTATGGTGTCACCGGTCCTGTGCTCCGAGCAAGCGGCGTGAACTACGACGTACGCAAGGCCTATCCCTATTCATCGTATGATGAGTTTGATTTCATCATACCGCTGGGCACGAGGGGCGATGTGTATGATCGGTACGTTGTAAGATTGCAGGAAATGAGGCAGTCGGTAAGGATTATTGAGCAGGGCATTGAAAGACTTCCCGAGGGTCCGGTCATGGCGCATGCGCCCGATTTAGCACCGCCTGATAAAGAAGACGTGCAGCATGACATGGCAGCCCTCATTCGCCATTTCAAAATTATGGAGGAAGGGTTCAAACCCCCTGTGGGTGAGGCGTACGGCGCTGTTGAGTCACCGAAGGGTGAACTCGGGTTTTATTTGGTGAGCGACGGGTCAAATAAACCCTTCCGCATGAGGATCAGACCACCCTCCTTTCTCAACCTCGGAGCGGTTCCCAAGATGATCGAAGGACACATGGTAGCTGACGTAGTTGCTGCTATCGGGAGTGTCGACATAGTTCTCGGCGAGATCGACAGGTGA